A portion of the Apus apus isolate bApuApu2 chromosome 3, bApuApu2.pri.cur, whole genome shotgun sequence genome contains these proteins:
- the MRPL33 gene encoding 39S ribosomal protein L33, mitochondrial — translation MFLTAAAMAKSKSKYILVRMKSAAETGYCFNIRRLRLQEKLVLLRYDPIAKQRVLFTEKRKIRSI, via the exons ATGTTCCTGACGGCGGCGGCGA tggCCAAGAGCAAATCTAA ATACATTCTGGTGAGGATGAAGAGTGCGGCTGAGACGGGCTACTGTTTCAACATCAGGAGGCTCCGACTGCAGGAGAAACTGGTCCTGCTGAGATACGATCCCATTG cAAAACAACGTGTCCTCTTcactgagaagagaaaaatccgCTCTATCTGA